cagcttcctgagtagctgggattacaggcacctgccactgcacctggctaatttttgtattttcagtagacaggggtttcgccatattggccaggctggtctcgaactcctgaccttgtgatctttggcttcccaaagttctgggattacaggcatgagccaccatacccggcctctctctcttttttaagcgAATGAGAGCTTAATTAATTTGAGGCCAAACCTGGAGATGACTTTGTGGCTAGAGCTTCCTTCCCTGGTTACGTTTTCAGTGAGGGGGAATGGGGGGCAGGTAGGGAAAATGCTGTGGCTTGCAGTTCTATAAAATAAGGACAGCACcctaactgggtgtggtggctcacacctgtaagcccagcactttgggaggctgaggcgggcagatcacaaggtcaggagttcaagaccagcctggccaatatagtgaaaccccatctctactaaaaatatatttaaaaaatagccaggcatggtggcaggtgtctgtaatcccagctacttgggaggctgaggcaggagtcattgtttgaacccaggaggtggaggctgcagtgagccgagaccacgccactgcactccagcctgggtgacaaagtgagactctcaaaaaaagaaacaaggacagCGTCCTGGAGTTGGTGGTGGTGAGAGACTACAATGGCATAGGGCCAGGCTGGTATAGGTGCTCCGTCATTATTGGAATAAGAAGCCAGGAAGACATGGAATGTTCAGAGACGCACTCCAGGGGTGACAGTTCAGAGACAGGGGACTGGCAGTGGCAGTGAAGAAGGCCCTGCGTGGCCATGGAAGGCCGTGCAGAACCAAGGCAGCCAGTGTGTggataatatttatttgtatcatctatagaacaaatatttacagatacaAACGGAATCACAGCAAAGTTGCTATAAAACCACCCAGACCTCTCAATGGCCACTTCTGAAAACATCCAtggtcaagggcagggccaggcctggCTGTGGAGTGGGCCAGCTGAGTACCTGGGCGTCAGCCAAGGGAAATGCTTGGGGATTATGGCTTCAGCACTCTCCCGGAGCACATTCCTGAGCGCTGACAACTGAGCCCTCACCGCCCCCACCTACCCCAACCCCAGTGGGGAAGGAAAGGGGCCTGAGCTGGGGAGAGCAGCCTGGGCTCGCTCTGTGCCTGCTCCAGGAGTCCCTGGCCCCTGTGCTGGCAGGAGCGTCCCTGAGCTGGACCAGGAGGCCTCTCTGGCCTGCGGCTGCTCCCTGCCCAGCAGGCTGCTGTTTGGCAGCTGGAGGTGACATGAGCTGCTGGTGCTGCCAGGGTGTGTTGACCAGGAATGAGCTCCCAGGGCGGGCAGCCCTGAGGAAAGGGTCTTAGGAAGCGCCTCCCAGCTCACTGCTAGGAGCTGAGGACTGTCAGTGCTGAGTGGGGCTGGGGTACACAGCACCTGCCTCTCCTTTCTTTGGTTTAGAGGTGGGAAAGGAAGGgccaggaaaagggagagaagccaCCCCAGTCTTAGCCCCTAGGCCACCTGGGGACTGGCTGCTTGTGCAGAGGGGGCTGCAGGAGGTGGGCAGCTCCGGAGTTCCCTGCACCCTGGGATCCTTGGGCTGCTCTCACTCCCGGGGTCCCGGCAGGGCAAGGCCTCTGCTTGGGACCAGTGCTGCTGTTCCTCGCTGCCCACTTTGGGAGGTGCAAGATGACAGGGTAGCAAGGAGAGGTAACCACAGCATGGCTGGGGACAGGCGCTACACTGGGCCCCGGACCCAGCACAGGGATCACAGTGTCGGTCTCGCACACACGCCTCTGGCCACATGTGCACATCACACACATCCACGCACATCTCCCTCCTGTCTGGTGGGAGGCTCATTCTCTCTCGCAGGCACTCGCCCTCTCTGCCTCTCACATATGCAGTCACAGAGTGAATCCGAGCATCTTATTGCTGCAGGGGGCAGGGGCGTCAGGGCATCAGGGAAGGTTAATCCACGAAGATCGAGAACAGCACCATCACCACGATGCCCGCACAGAGCAGAAGCAGCTGCTGCAGGGAGCGCCTGTGGGGAGGGAACGGGGCTCACGGTGGAGGCATGGGCAGGGAGGAGCAGGCAGCAGCCAGGAGCCCCTCCCTCCTGAGCCTCTTAAGGGCCCTGTGAGTGGCAGTCCTCTTCCGCCAACAGGGCACTCACCACGGGTCCTCTTCTTCCAAGAGGTCAGGGAGCACGTTCACCAAGGCGATGTAGAGAAAGCCTCCAGAGGTGAAGGGCAGGACCCAGGCTGCCGTCTCCTCTGCAGCGGGAGAACACCCGACTGGGCACCCAGGGCACTGTGTATGCTCCCTGCCTCCCGGGCCTGGGGACCAGCGGTGAGGCAGCCAAATCCTTTGGCTGGTGCCCCTCTACTGATGCCACCcgccaccaccacccaccacgcCCGTACCTACTCCCTTGGGGGACTGGGTACAGATGGCAAAGCCGGCGCCCAGCAGGCCCCCCAGCGCTGTCGAGAGTTGCAGCTTGGCTGCGCTCCATCGGTCAAAGCCAGCCCGGAGCAGGATGGCAAAGTCGCCCACCTGAAGGGAGGTCCGGAGGTTCACCCTGCGCCCCAGCAGGGTCTGATACCCTGAGTGCTCAGGTACGATACACACACTGagcccttccccaccctgcccctggGACTCTCATCCTGAGTATGGCAGAGATGGCAGCTGCAGGCTGCTGGGGTGAGGAGCTCCAGCCCTCACAGCCCAGCCCCAGAGTGCCACACTGGGAAGGCCCACCGCCAAGCCCTCCTGAGCTCCACACTCATGCAGACCATGGGCACTGTGGGGGCCTGAGCCCCTGGGGGCCGCCCTACAAGCGCTCACCTCATGGGGGATCTCGTGCAGGAGGATGGCCATGGTTGTCAGGAGCCCGATCTGCAGGGAGGGGAGCCGTGGCTGCAGGGTCTGTGTTGAGGGCTGGGCACCCCACTTGCCCACTCATTCCACAGAGGTTTACTCTGCTCTGAGCTGGCTCTGGGTGGGCACTGTGTTGGCCACTGGAAATACAGCAGTGACTAAAGGGGACAAGGAACCTGCCTTCACGAAGCTAGCGGTCTAGAGGGGAGAGACAGGACTCACACACTCACAGGCGCTGGGAAGGAAAGGATGGACAGGGTGCCCGGGGGAGCAGGCCCAGGGACCAAATTTAGATGAGGTCAGCAAAGGCCTGCTGGAGGAGTCCATGTAAGTCGAGGCCCCAAGGATGAGTTGTCAGCCGCTCAAAGCGTGGGCgggagaacattccaggcaggggGAACAGTGTGAGGTGGGAAGGAGCTCGGCCAGCTGCAGAGTAGGCCGCCCCTGGGCCAGAGGCcagagggaggaggtggaggaagaagcATCTAGGAGCAGGCAGGGTCCACGCCTAGCAGCTTGATAGAGGCACCCAACAAGGAGTGCTAGGAACAGGAACAGACCAGGGGCTCAGGATCAGAACGGTAGCGGCCAGGACAGCAGCAGGGAGGATGGGGATGAGGGCCTTAGATGAGGGCGCTGGCAATGGAGGGGCAAGAAGCAGAGACTCCAGACACAGGCAGAGTCCACATGGCTGCCACCAGAATCGCCAGAGCCCTACCCGCCCCAAGACCCTCACCTTCTTGCTCACAAGGAAGCTGGCAGCCACAGCCAGCCCATGGGTGAAGTTGTCGATGGTGTTGGCCAGCAGGTTGAGGTAGCCGCTCacctgggaaggagggaaggcaggaggcagggctgAGTGGGACTGGCCACTCAGGGCTGTGCAGCTGCAGGGGCCCTGAGCAGGCCACTCACTTTGATGCTCCGGACCACGGCACCGAGGCCGGGCTCTGCAGCCGGCTGGGCCAGACAGTGGCCTCCATTGAGCGCAGCGGCAGCAGCAGTGGGGTCTTTGTTGGGGGCCTAGGgccaggagaaggagggagaggtgaCATTAGATGCCCCCCCACTCAGCCAGGGCAGACAGAAgcggagagagagatggaaaaagagagatagggggccgggcgcagtggctcatgcctgtaatccagcactttgagagcccaagacagatggatcacctgaggtcaggagttcgagaccagcctggccaacatggtgaaaccccacctctactaaaaatacaaaaattagccaggcgtggtggtgcacgcctgtagtcccagctactcggtaggctgaggcagaagaatcgcttgaacctgggaggtgaaagttgcagtgagccgagatcatgccactgcactccagcctgggtgatggagcgagactctgtctcaaaaaaataataaaatttgggaggctgaggtgggtggatcacgaggtcaggagatagagaccatcctggacaacatggtgaaaccctgtctctactaaaaatacaaaagttagctgggcatggtggcgcacacctgtagtcccagctactcaggaggccgaggcaggagaatcgcttgaacctggaaggcggaggttgcagtgagccgagattgcaccactggacttcagcccgggtgacagagcgagactccgtctcaaaaaaaaaaggcaggagccCCTCTTTTTTCTAGCTAGAATTCTCTGCTACTCTATCAGCTGGGTGCCCCCAAACTCAACAAACCCTCCCCAACTGCTGTCACCATCAGGCTACCAGAACAAGCTACATCAGGGGCTAATGCTGTCACTCCCAAGGAAGGTGGCCCAGCCTCCCACAGCTCCCAGGGGAGGGCCAGGAGACCCCTCTTTTCAGGGCTCAACTCAGAACCTGGGCCTCCAGGCCCTGGGCACCACCACAGAACAGAGGCTGATATATCCAGGCCCTTGGGGGTGGGGCCCACCTGGCTGGTCCCCTCCGCCTTGCTGTCCAGGAACATCTTCTCCAACGCCAGGAAGGTCAGGATGCCAGCAATGACCCATAgccccagctgctgctgctgctgcagactCTGCCCCTCACCACCTGCAGGGGGCGGCAAGGCCAGGCCAAGCCAGGGCCATAGGAGGGGGCCATTTGGAATGGGATCTCATCCAGGGCACCAGGGCAGTGACAAGGGTGGGTCAGGCAGCTGGGGCCTAGAACTCCCACTAGGGCCAGGGCCCTGAGACCGGGATGATgaccatccctccctccctcccaggtaAGCTCCTGCCAGATACCCAGAATCCCTCTCCTGGTCATCCTGGCCATCCCTGGGCGTGGGCACCAGGCCCCCACTCCTGGCACCGTCTTGCCCCTGGCCTGTGGCCTCACTCACCAGGGCCGGCGCTGCACGTGTAGGCCCAGGCTTCGGGCAGCAGGTGCAGAAACACATTGCCCAAGAGTCCCCCCAGGGCGAAGCTGAGCAGCTGCTTCAGGCGCCAGGCCCCAGCTACAAGGGAGAGATGTGGGATCTGGGGGCCGACCCGCTGGAGCTCCTGGCCTGACCTCCGTCCCACTCCACTCACTGGGCTCTTCCTGGGCCTGCAGAAGGCTGGAGATGGGTGGCTGCTCTTCCTGGGCCCCCCACCTCACAGCAGAAACACCACACCCTACCAAATGCCCATAGGGCCACCACCACATCACATGGTGAAGAGCTGACAGGTCCCAGCTCCCAACCCACTAGTTGGTGACCTTGGCAGATGACTTTGgagactcagtttctccatctgtaaattGGGTCTTATGgggattattattttatcttttgttttgagacagagtctcactctgttgctcaggctggagtaccgtggcgtgatcttggctcactgcaacctctgttcaagcgattctcctgcctcagcctcctaagtagctgggattacaggtgcgtgccaccacatcctgctaatttttatatttttggtagagatggtgtttcaccatgttggccaggctggtctcgaactcctgacctcaggtgatctgcccacctcagccttccaaactgctgggattacagtcgtgagccttCTATGGGCTCTTATGGGAATTAAATGACAATATGTAtagcaagtgctcaataagtgGGAATTTTTCTCAGCTGCTGTCACTCTCAGAAAAGTGGCAGAGATTTGGGGACTTGCAGCATCCAGAGTTGGAAGTCGCCTGCCTGAAAGCCATGTCCAACCCTTTGGCTtgatagagaaactgaggcctagaggaCAGAGGCAGCTGAGTTTGGGGTGGGATCCCAGGGGAAACTGCTATTTcctggctgggtgaccttgggctggTCAaagaacctctctgtgcctgtgcATCCCCACTTGTAAAATGAAACTAATAATCCAAGTGCTCCCTTCACTGACCTCGCAGGGCTGCTCTGAAGGGTGAGCACAGGCCTGACTGTGGCCCGAGCAGGGTCACAGCTGCCctcagctcagtgcctggcacagagctgcTGGGTAACTATCTGGTAAGTGAATGGTTCCTGAGCATCCAGCAGGCAGCACCAGCCTCTGGGATGCTTGTTTCTAACAGATTCCCAGGGCCCTGGTCCACCCCTCTTGGGTGGGGGATAGGCACATGCATTCTTAGCAGCTCCCTAGAGCTCCCCTGCGTGTTTTGTTACAACATGTTATTTATGAACGGGCAGTACATGCTCCTGGTACTGAAGGGTAGTCAGGGCAAAGCTCCCACTCGTGCCCACATCCCCATCTCCTGGACCCCCTCCCCAGGGGCAGGCCCTGCTACCAGGTGCTTATAGCTTCCTGGGGAAGCCAGAACCAGCCACCCCTGGCTAGATAACTCCTGAGAGTACCAAGGGGAGAAGTTCTATTCAATCCTCTCCCTCCGTCTCAGACACTCTGTGACCCGGGGTCTCCTAAGAAGAGCAGCAGCATGCTTCCCACACGCTGGCTGGCCCTGGGCGCCATCGGAGAGCCACCCACCTTCTGAGCGCAGCATGGTCCCCATCTCTAGGGGAATGACGAGCAACGGGAAGACCCCACTGAGTCCCACCATGAGGGAACCCAGAAGGGAGCAGATCCAGGTGTCCAGCCGCTCTCCGCTCAGCAGAGCCCCCCAGGACTCGCTTTCCTTGTTGTCCAGGCGGCAGGCCGTCGCAGTCCCCCGGCTCCGGAGGGCCGGCTGGGAACCCCCAGCCCTTCCCAAGAGCTCCAGGGCAAGGGCGGTGAGGAAGAGGAGCCTTGGGCCCGCCATGCCACAGCCAGGGCAGGGACATCCAGGCATGCCACGTACTGAAAAACACAAAGGCCACCTACATGAGCTGCCAGCCTTGGCCGCACACCTGCTTAGGAAACGTGgcgcctccctcctccctccaaggGACCCTGGCATCCACCCTCCTGCTGTCCTTGCCAGAGCATCCAAATGCTCGGTGCACAGCAATGGGGACCTGCGTCTCCACGCGCCACTCCCCAGCACGCGTATTTTTTCCTTCTGAGCAGCTCCAGACTGTGTCAGCACCTCCGCCTGAGGCTAAACTTTCCCTAATGACAGGGTGAGGCGCTGGCTGGCTCTCCTCAGCCACCGGCGGCCCGGCCCAGCCGGGTGTCTCTGGCTGCCAGGGGAGGCTCTGCCGCCCGCGACACCCCAGAGACTGAGGCTCCCCTTCTAAGGGGATGGGGTGCATTCAGAGAGACACACGTGGGGAAACTGAGCAGCTGAGCCAGGGCAAGACCATCCACGCTTCTTCCTAGGACATGAGACCAATGTCCCCGGGGCACTGACGGAGACAGGAGGTGGGGCTGATGAAGAAGGAGCCTTTAGCCAGGGGATGCCTCTCCCATGCAGAGAGCAGACTGTAGAGCCCCGCGGTGAACTCTACACTGCACTTTGAGCTGTCTGACTCTGGGCAAATCTCTGAAGCCCCCTCCCCGTCTGAACCTCAGTGCCCTCATCTGCAGGACAGGGATCAATATCACCTGCCTCAGCTGTGAGGACGAGATAGGCCTGAAAGTGCAGGTGGATGTGCATGAGAAGGCGCAGAAGCCTTGCCTGTGCCAGGGAAGGCCTGGAGCTCCCTGCAGTAGGAATGTGCCCAGCCGGCCGATCACAGGATGTGGACGTGAGTCAACCAAGCGAGAAGTTCCATCTGGAAACTCGGGCATGAGGTTTAAATGTGGTCTGCCCTGCCTCAGGCTGGCTGTGACCTTGAGCTAGTGAcgtccctgcctcagtttcctcaccttctGATGGAGATAGGAGGGGAAGAAAGCAGCTGCCTCTGGATGGTGGCAGAGATGCCCATGTCTAGGACCTCCAGGCCTTAACTAATCAGGCATACTGATGAAGCCACCGGGGCTCCACTGGGGACCACAGGCAAGACTGGGCCAGGCCGAGGCGGTCACGCAGAGGTGAGGGGACCACCGGTTAGCGGGAGAGAATACACTGAGAGTCcgaggggagaggaaaggagagagtgagagagccAGAGAAAGGCGGGTGGGACGCTGAGGGGACAGCGAGGGAGGGATGGGGCGCGGGGCGCGGAGCCATGAGGGagaggaggccgaggtgggcaagcCTGACTCCTGGGTCCTGGGAGCCGGCCCAGGTCTGATGAGGACCAGTCAGACGGGGCGAGGGATCGGACGGGTCCGTCACGCCCGGGACGCGGGCACCGAGGGTCCGGCGGGCACTCACCGTGCGGCTGCGGCGGCGGCGCTCCGGGCGGCCCCGGCCATCCAGCTGCGGTGCCGCGCCCCGCCCAGGCTCTGCCCCGCCCGGCCGCCCGGCCGCCCGGCCCCCGGCCCGGGGCCGCCCCCGGCGCGCGGCCACGTCACAAGGGGCCTGTCCGGAACCCGAGGCGCAGCGTGCCGCGGGGCCGGGGGGAGTGGCGGCGGAAGGGCGCTTCCGCCTCGCGGCAGTGGGGGACCCGGGCAGAGGGCGCACTTCCGTTTGGGCCGGGCTGCGGGTCGGAGGGGAGGGCCGGTCGGAAGTGGGAGTGCCACACGCACCGCGCTCAGCCAGGCTGGGCAGGGACGGAGGCGGCGGCTCTGCGGGGACCGCGATCGGCCGAGCCGCGGGGCTTGCGGATCTGGCCGCCGCTTCCCGTCCAGGGCCGCAGTCCGCCCACGGCCGCACGGGGGCGCACCCTTCCGCCAGACCACTCCGCCCCGGTCGGGCTGGGAGGACGGCTGTGCGCTCCTGCTCTGAGTCAGCCCGGCCTGGCTCCTCCATGAGCAAGGGAAAGGGGAAGTGCCTGCCGCAGGGAGGGGCCTGGCCCCGGGAACCTCAGAAGAGGGAATTTTATTCTTACTCATCgaattatttttatgctttggTTTTTCGCTGGGAACCTCAGGCCACTGTCTCCAGGGCTTGTAACCCTTTGGGGTCCAGTGCATGGTGGCTGGACCCTGCCGATGGGAACTccaaacctgggaggcgaggaCTCTGTGCTCCCCTCACCTGGAGGAAGCTAGACCTGACCTTTTTGGTTAGACTAGGGCAGCAAACACTGCATGGCAGTTCTTATAACCGcaatttactgagcacctactatgtgctataCACTCGCATTATCTCACTGAATCTTATCCCATTGTGGTGGGTACTGTtagcccagggtcacacagtggCACAgatggcagagtcaggattcaagCCTGGGTGTCCTGAAGCCAGAGTATGTGATACCACTTCTCACTTCTAGGTCCTGAACAGCAGTGGGAGTCTGGCTTGGCGTTTCCACTTTGTATTCTCTGGAAATCAGCCACTGTAGGACAAGATTCAGGAAGGGGCATGTGAGTACTCTCTTGGGCAGAGATAGCGACCGAGTACAGGTCTCTAAGTCTCTGACCCTCATCAGCCTCCCGTGGCAGCTCCAACCATTTGCTCTGTCACTTTCCCCTCTGCTGGGGCTCTGAGCTCTCAGCTCTCAGGGCTGCCTCTGGTGCCTGCCCCACTTCATGTTGCAGTGTTGACCTTCCTTAGACCGCCAACTTCTCCCTGGTGGCCCAGCTTGTCTTGTGAAGCTTTCTGTCCATCTCATCCCACCGGGCCCATACAACTGCCAGGACGTTCTGTTCCCTCCCTGAGTTCCAAAATGGAATCCCTGGGTTAGTTTCTTGGCAAAGAAAGCTACTCAGGGATCCTGCCCTAGGACTTCTAAAATGCCCCCCTCCCTGTATGCAAAGCACTCCCATCTTATGCAAAGCACTTCACAATATGCAAATGATTTCACAATAACACAGTCAGCATTCCTGCCTCTGGTGGCTGAGGGCTCCTGGCCACCCAACAAGGGAATGGGCAAGACCCAGCCAGAAACGTTACTTGGTGCCAATGCACTAGCCTTTCCTCCCACCTGGCCTGGAATTCCCATCGGATTCCtaaggcccggtggctcacatctgtaatcccagcactttgggaggcctaggaaggaGGATcttgtgagcccaggagttccagaccagcctgggtaacaaactgagaactcatctctacaaaaaaatttaaaattagccaggtgtggtggtgcacacctgcagccccagctactcagaaggctgaggtggaaggattgcttgaacccggaggtcaaggctgcggtgagccctGATCTTGTCagtgcactccagtgtgggtaacagagtgagaccctatctcaaaaataaagaaataaaaaaaatttacaaattaataaaatgctGAATTAGATCTGCAGCAGTTTCCAGGTGTATGAGAAAAGTGAGATgcagaaatatttaatatgatcccctatttttattttgtaagagactattttaaaataatgacaaaaagaaacattgtatatgtatatgtgattAAAGGTATCAGTATATGTAAGTCTACGtataatgaatacataaaaaacaTAGATAACACATTAAAGTGATATTATGGATTATATGGTGGGAAGAACTAATGTAAAAAATGTTAACACTTTAACATAATGCAAACAACACATTGAAAGATGTATATGGCCatatgtggccaggcatggtggcccatgccagtaatcccagcactttgggaggccaaggcgggcagatcacctgatgtcgggagttcaagaccagcctggccaacttggagaaacccactctactaaaaatacaaaattagccaggcgtggtggcgcatccatttaatcccagctacttgggaggctgaggcagaagaatcgcttgaacctgggaggtagaagttgcagtgagccgagatcacgccattacactccagcctgggcaacaagaacaaaactccgtctcaaaaaataaataaaagatgtgtATGGTCACATGTATGCAATGTGTAAAATTGCGTAGCTATATCAAATCTCATCTCAGATATATGAAAATCTCACCATATAaaatctctttccctttctctcttttttttttttttttttttgagagagggtctcactctgtcacccagactggagtgcggtggcatgatctcggctcaccgcaacctccgcctcccaggctcaagtaattctccagtttcagcctcccaagtagctggaactataggcacaggccactactccctggctaacttttgtagtagagatgggatttcaccatgttggccaggctggtcttgaacttcttacctcaaatgatccacccacagcctcccaaagtgctgggattacaggtgtgagccaccgcatccagcctctctgtctttctctctctctctctctctctctggcctaGCTCTTGGTGTCTTGGTGATTAAGACAATaagattcttttgttttgttttgtttagaaagACGATAaagggaacagaagagaaaattcaaaagtgaatataacaatttttttttttttttttgagacagagtctcgctctgttgcccaggctggagtgcagtggccagatctcagctcactgcaagctccgcctcccgggataatgccattctcctgcctcagcctcctgagtagctgggactacaggcgccggccatctcgcccagctagttttttgtattttttagtagagacggggtttcaccgtgttagccaggatggtctcgatctcctgacctcgtgatctgcccatctcggcctcccaaagtgctgggattacaggcttgagccaccgcacccggccttttttttttttttttttttttgagacggagtcttgctctgtcgcccaggctggagtgtagggactgatcttggctcactgcaagctccgcctcccaggttcgtgccattctcctgcctcagccccccaagtagctgggactacaggcgcccgccaccacgcccggctaattttttgtatttttagtagagacaggatttcaccgtgttagccaggatggtctcgatctcctgacctcgtgatccgcccgcctcggcctcccaaagtgc
Above is a genomic segment from Chlorocebus sabaeus isolate Y175 chromosome 1, mChlSab1.0.hap1, whole genome shotgun sequence containing:
- the SLC39A13 gene encoding zinc transporter ZIP13 isoform X2; protein product: MPGCPCPGCGMAGPRLLFLTALALELLGRAGGSQPALRSRGTATACRLDNKESESWGALLSGERLDTWICSLLGSLMVGLSGVFPLLVIPLEMGTMLRSEAGAWRLKQLLSFALGGLLGNVFLHLLPEAWAYTCSAGPGGEGQSLQQQQQLGLWVIAGILTFLALEKMFLDSKAEGTSQAPNKDPTAAAAALNGGHCLAQPAAEPGLGAVVRSIKVSGYLNLLANTIDNFTHGLAVAASFLVSKKIGLLTTMAILLHEIPHEVGDFAILLRAGFDRWSAAKLQLSTALGGLLGAGFAICTQSPKGVEETAAWVLPFTSGGFLYIALVNVLPDLLEEEDPWRSLQQLLLLCAGIVVMVLFSIFVD
- the SLC39A13 gene encoding zinc transporter ZIP13 isoform X4; the protein is MPGCPCPGCGMAGPRLLFLTALALELLGRAGGSQPALRSRGTATACRLDNKESESWGALLSGERLDTWICSLLGSLMVGLSGVFPLLVIPLEMGTMLRSEAGAWRLKQLLSFALGGLLGNVFLHLLPEAWAYTCSAGPGGEGQSLQQQQQLGLWVIAGILTFLALEKMFLDSKAEGTSQVSGYLNLLANTIDNFTHGLAVAASFLVSKKIGLLTTMAILLHEIPHEVGDFAILLRAGFDRWSAAKLQLSTALGGLLGAGFAICTQSPKGVEETAAWVLPFTSGGFLYIALVNVLPDLLEEEDPWRSLQQLLLLCAGIVVMVLFSIFVD
- the SLC39A13 gene encoding zinc transporter ZIP13 isoform X3, which produces MPGCPCPGCGMAGPRLLFLTALALELLGRAGGSQPALRSRGTATACRLDNKESESWGALLSGERLDTWICSLLGSLMVGLSGVFPLLVIPLEMGTMLRSEAGAWRLKQLLSFALGGLLGNVFLHLLPEAWAYTCSAGPGGEGQSLQQQQQLGLWVIAGILTFLALEKMFLDSKAEGTSQVSGYLNLLANTIDNFTHGLAVAASFLVSKKIGLLTTMAILLHEIPHEVGDFAILLRAGFDRWSAAKLQLSTALGGLLGAGFAICTQSPKGVGPGGREHTQCPGCPVGCSPAAEETAAWVLPFTSGGFLYIALVNVLPDLLEEEDPWRSLQQLLLLCAGIVVMVLFSIFVD
- the SLC39A13 gene encoding zinc transporter ZIP13 isoform X1 gives rise to the protein MPGCPCPGCGMAGPRLLFLTALALELLGRAGGSQPALRSRGTATACRLDNKESESWGALLSGERLDTWICSLLGSLMVGLSGVFPLLVIPLEMGTMLRSEAGAWRLKQLLSFALGGLLGNVFLHLLPEAWAYTCSAGPGGEGQSLQQQQQLGLWVIAGILTFLALEKMFLDSKAEGTSQAPNKDPTAAAAALNGGHCLAQPAAEPGLGAVVRSIKVSGYLNLLANTIDNFTHGLAVAASFLVSKKIGLLTTMAILLHEIPHEVGDFAILLRAGFDRWSAAKLQLSTALGGLLGAGFAICTQSPKGVGPGGREHTQCPGCPVGCSPAAEETAAWVLPFTSGGFLYIALVNVLPDLLEEEDPWRSLQQLLLLCAGIVVMVLFSIFVD
- the SLC39A13 gene encoding zinc transporter ZIP13 isoform X5; the encoded protein is MPGCPCPGCGMAGPRLLFLTALALELLGRAGGSQPALRSRGTATACRLDNKESESWGALLSGERLDTWICSLLGSLMVGLSGVFPLLVIPLEMGTMLRSEAGAWRLKQLLSFALGGLLGNVFLHLLPEAWAYTCSAGPGGEGQSLQQQQQLGLWVIAGILTFLALEKMFLDSKAEGTSQAPNKDPTAAAAALNGGHCLAQPAAEPGLGAVVRSIKVSGYLNLLANTIDNFTHGLAVAASFLVSKKIGLLTTMAILLHEIPHEVGDFAILLRAGFDRWSAAKLQLSTALGGLLGAGFAICTQSPKGRRRQPGSCPSPLEAFSTSPW